Below is a genomic region from Fundidesulfovibrio magnetotacticus.
CTCCGCGGGCTGCCAGAGCACCGCGAAGTTGCCCTTCTCCAGGGTGTAGCCCAGGATGACCGCACCCAGGACCGTGACGATGCCGATGATGGCGAACATGCTCTGTGGTTTCCGTGCCGGTTAGGGTTGCTTGCCTTTGATGGTCTCGTCGTAAAGCCTTTCGATCTGACGGTCCAGCAGTTCCCGCTTTTCCTGGGGGATGGGCGAGGGCGGCGGCGCGGGCGGCTCCTGGGGCTTGGCGAAGATGTTCTCCTTGCCCTTGGGGGGCGCGGGAGCGGGCTTGCCCTGGGCGGGTTCCTGGGGCTTGGGGGTCTCCATCACCAGGCGGATGCGCCGGTTCTTGGGGTCGAAAGGGTTCTCGGGCACGAAGGGGCGCGTGGCCGCGAACCCGGCCACCTGGCCCACGGCGTCCTGGGCCACTCCGGCCTTTTCCAGTTCGCGCCGGGCCGCGGCGGCGCGTTCCGTGGAAAGCTCCCAGTTGGTGAAACGCTCGCCCGCGTAGGAGTAGGCGTCGGTGTGGCCCTCCACGGTCAGGCGGCCCTTGCCCGCTTTGGCGAACTGCGGGGCCACGGCGGCCAGTGCGCGGCGCGCGTCGGGCGTGAGGTCGGAGCGGCCCAGGGCGAAGAGAGGCTTGCCCTTGGCGTCCTCCACCACCTCGACGATGAGCCTGTCGGCCTCGGTCTTGACGATGATCTGGTCCTTGAGGTCGGGCACCTTGGCCTCGATGGCCTCTTTGACGGCCTCGGCGGCCTTCTCGGCCTCGGATTTCTCCTTGGCCGGCCCCGAGGGGGTCTCGGAGAGCGGTTCCACGATGGAGGGCGGGTTCTGGGGCTGGGCGATCTGGGAGAGGTCCGTGGCCGGGATGAGGCCCGGCTTGCCGCCGGTGTCCAGCAGGCTGAAGGACTGGAAATACTGCGCGATCTCCTCGCGCTTTTCCTTGGGCAGGGAGTTGACCAGCCACATCACCAGGAAGAAGGCCATCATGGCCGTGACGAAGTCGGCGTAGGCCACCTTCCAGCTGCCGCCGTGGGCGCCGCCGTGGCCTCCCTTCTTCACCTTCTTGATGATGATTTTCTTGTGTTCCTTGTCCGCCATGGCGCTCCCTTCCGGGTTGAATGCCATGCAAACGGCGGACCATGCAAGGGATTCCCACCCTCGTGCGACAGGGGGGAACACCAGGCCGGGGCGCGGGGACGGGCTCGCGGCCGGGCGCGGCAGGCTGCGACCCGGTCAAGCGGCTGGGGGGGCTCCGGACAGAGCGCAAAAAAAGGCGGCCCCACGGAGGGGCCGCCTGAATTCCGTGCCGGCGGACTAGGCCGCGGCGGGAACCACGTGGATGCGGGTCTTCACCTTGCGGTTGCGGGTGTACTTCTCGAAGACCACCGCGCCGTCCACCAGGGCGAAGAGAGTGAAGTCCCGGCCCAGGCCGACGTTCTCGCCGGGGTGGAACTTGGTGCCCAGCTGGCGCACCAGGATGTTTCCGGCCTTCACGGCCTGACCGCCGAAGCGCTTCACGCCGCGACGTTGTCCGGCGCTGTCGCGGCCGTTGCGCGAGCTGCCGCCTGCTTTTTTATGAGCCATGAGAAGCCTCCTAGGCCGTGATCGCCTTGATCTTCAGGGTGGTGAGATCCTGGCGATGGCCGGTCTTCTTGTGGGAGTCGTTGCGACGCCACTTGTGGAAGACCACCACCTTGGGGCCGCGCAGATGCTCGACCACTTCGCAGGTCACCTTGGCGCCGCCCACGTAAGGAGCGCCGACCTTCAGGCCGCCTTCGGCTCCCACGAGCAGGACCTTTTCCAGGGCCACTTCGGCGCCAGCCTCCACCGGGAGCTTCTCCACGGTGATCTTTGCGCCTTCCTCGACACGGTACTGCTTACCGCCGGTTTCAACAATCGCGTACATGAATAGACCTCCGCAAACGGGGAAGCCGTTCTTACGGAGCCCACGGTTTTTTGTCAACCCCGTTCCCGCGCTTTTTCCTCCCGTCCACTCCGTTGACAACCCCCGACGCCCCATGACAGACCCGGAACGCGCAGGGACACGAGGCGTCCCGCGCGCGCTCCCACCGCGCGCCCGCCGCGCGCGACCAGAAGGACATTCCATGAACATCCTCGCGATCCAGATAGGCATCGGCGCGTCCGTCTGCCTGCTCAAGGACGGCAAGATCGTCCTGGCGGTGGAGGAAGAGCGCCTCTGCCGCCAAAAGGGCTTCATGGGCTTCCCCGCCCAGGCCCTGGCATACCTCAAGACGCGCCACCCCCGCGAGCTGGACTCCCTGGCCCTCTGGGGCATCCCCGGGCGCGACGACGTGCTCCACTCCAAGGCGGAGTTCCAGACCCGCTACGACGCCCGCCTGGAGCCCGCGCGCAAGCCCTCCCTGGCCCAGTCCTGCAAGGGGCTCGCCTGCCGCGCCCTGCCCGACGAGGTGAAGGCCCTCATCAAGCCCTCCCTCAAGAAGCCCTCGGTGGCCAGCATGGTCCGCGAGGCGCTGGAAGGGTTCGAGCTGCCCGAGAAAAGCCTGCGTCGGCCCGGCCACCACCTCTGCCACGCGGCGGCCGCCTACTACGGCCTGGGCCGCGACCATGAGCGCCCCTACCTGGTGCTCACCCTGGACGGCGGCGGCGACGGCCTGTGCGCCACCGTCTCCATCGGCCGCCGTGGACGCCTGGAGACCGTGGCCGCCACGCCCACCGGGCACTCCGTGGGCAACCTTTATTCCAACATCACGCACCTTCTGGGCTTCACGCCCCACGAGCACGAGTACAAGCTCATGGGCATGGCCCCCTACGTGCCCGAGCGCCACACCGCGCGCGTGCGCGACATCCTTGCCGGATACGTGGGCCTGGACCCCGCCAATCCCATGCTTTTCAAGCGCCTGATCCCCGAGAGCACCACCATCTGCAACAAGCGCCTCGCACGCGACCTGCGCCGCCAGCGCTTCGACAACGTGGCCGGGGGCCTGCAGCGCTTCACCGAGGAGCTGGTCACCGACTGGGTGAAGGCCTGCATGGAGCGCACAGGCATCCGCGACCTGCTCTGCTCCGGCGGCGTGTTCATGAACGTGAAGCTCAACCAGCGTCTGAGCCGCCTGCCCGAGGTGCGCTCCATCGACGTCTTCCCCTCCTGCGGCGACGAGACCAACGCCCTGGGCTGCGCCTTCCTGCTGCACAACGAGGCCTCCGGCGGCGGCTTCCCCGAGTTCAGGGCCTTCACCCTGGGCCCGGCCCCCTCCTTCGACCTGGAGGAGGCCAAGGCCCGCCATGCCGGGGACTGCACCTTCGAGAAACTCGAAGACCCCCACCAGACGGCCGCCGAGCTGATCGCCTCCGGGCGCATCCTGGCGCGCGTGGCCGGACCCATGGAGTTCGGGGCCAGGGCGCTGGGCAACCGCTCCATCCTCTGCGACCCCAGCAGGCTCGAAATGGTGGAGCGCGTGAACTTTCTCATCAAGCAGCGCGACTTCTGGATGCCTTTCGCCCCGGCCATCCTGCGCGAGGACGCCGAGCGCTACCTGGTGACGCCCCCCACCCTGCCCCCGGAACTCTCGCCCTACATGATGTTCACCTTCGACACCACCGAGGCCCGCGAGGAGATGATCGCCTGCCTGCAGCGCGCCGACCGCACGGCCCGCGCCCAGGTGGTGAACCGCGAATACAACCCCGGCTTCCACGAACTGCTCACCCGCTACAAGGCCCTCACGGGGCGCGGCGCGGTGATGAACACCTCCTACAACATCCACGGACACCCCATCGCCATGGGCTCCATGGACGCTCTGGAGATCCTGGTGAACTCCAGCCTGGACCACGTGCTCATCGAGGACGTGCTGGTGGGCAAGCGCAAGGCCTGAGCCGGGCTTGCACGGCGAGAGGAAAAAGCCCCCCGCGCGTCGGCTCGGGGGGCTTTTTAGCGTTTGATGCGGGCGTACCGTCAGGGCTTGCGGAAGGCGTAGCAGCCGTAGGCGTAGGGGCGGCCCAGGCGGTCGTATTCGGCCAGCGTGCAGATGCGGTCGCCCAGGGCGTAGCGTTCGTCCACGAGGTCGAGCCCCGCGAAGAGCGCCCGGGACGACTCGGGCGTGAGCACCCGGTGGGCGTTGTAGACGATCCTGTCCTCACGCCCCGCCGGGAAGGCCGCCAGCACCAGCCCGCCGGGGCGCGCCACCCGGGCCATCTCCCGCGCGGCCCGGGCCATGCCGTGCACGTCCGGGGCGTCGCCGTAGCGGCCCAGGCCCACGTGCTCCAGCACAGAGAGCGAGCTGACGAGCGGGACCGAGCCGTCCCCGAAGGGCAGGGCCAGGATGTCCGCCTTGAGGGCCTGGAAGTTCTCCATGCCCCCGTCCACGTTGCGCAGGTCCACGGAGACCACCCGCGCGGCCTGGGCCGCGAAGCCCACGAAGTAGCGCGAGGAGGCCACGTCCGCCATCCATTCGGGGCGCTCGCGCAGCACGTGGGAGAAGGCCCAGGAGTCCTGGTAGATGTAGCGCCCGAACCGGCCCGAGGATTCGGTGCGCTCGCCCAGACAGGGACGCTCGGCCGCAAGGGGCGTGCGCAGGCCCGAGGCGGCCAGCTGGCGGCGCAGTTCCCGGGCCGTGGCGAAGTAGTCGCGCCATTCGCGCCAGAGCGCCTTGAGACGACGCTCCCGGGCCAGCACGTTCAGCGAGGGCAGGACGTAGCGGTCGATGAGCCCCATGGTTCTACTGCCTGGGCACGAGGCCCTCGGGGCCTTCCTGATAGGCCTGGCCGCAGTCGGGGCAGGCCAGGGTTTCGTCCAGGCGGCCGCCGCAGGCGCACATCCAGCCGATGCGCCGGGCGGGGTTGCCCACCACCAGGGCGTGGTCGGGCACGTTGCGCGTGACCACCGAGCCCGCGCCCACGAAGGCGTAGCGACCCACCGTGCGCCCGCAGACCACCGTGCAGTTGGCCCCCAGCGTGGCCCCCTTGCGGATGAGCGTGGAGCGCAGCTCGTGCATGCGCGGAATGTGCGCGCGCGGGTTCATGATGTTGGTGAACACCATGGAGGGGCCGCAGAACACGTCGTCCTCCAGCGTGACGCCCTTGTACACCGAGACGTTGTTCTGGATCTTGCAGCCCGAGCCCACGCGCACGTCGGGGCCGATCACCACGTTCTGGCCCACGTTGCAGCGCTCGCCCACCTCGGAGCCCGAGAGCACGTGGGAGAAGTGCCATATCTTCACGTTCTCGCCCAGGGTGACGCCCTGGTCCACCACGGCGGTCTCGTGCACGAAGACCCCGGCCGGGAAGCGGCCGGGAGTCCCGGCTCCGGGGCGCACGGCCTGCCCCGTGTCCAGGGAGCGCTGCCCGGCGTTGAGGATGCGCAGCACGCGCAGGCCTTCCTCGGAGTCGGTGACGGGGCGCCGCCCGGTGGTCAGGCAGTCCAGGAAGTGCTGGCACTCGGCGCGCAGGGGCTCGCCCTGCTCCAGGGGCACGCGTTCGGGCTGGGCCTTGGCGGGCACGGGCACGTTGCCCTCCCAGCGGATCTCGTGGGGGAAGAGCAGGAGCTTGTCCTCCCAGGGAAGGGTGTCGTCGAACACGGCCATCTTGCGCTCGCCCACCACCACGAGCTTCTGCTCCTTGAAGGGGTGCAGCCAGGAGACGAAGATGTGCGCCTTGAGCCCGGAGGGGAAATCCAGGTGGGTGGTGGTCACGTCGGCGATGCGCCGGTGGAGGTAGTTGCCGCCCGTGGCGTGGACGCTCTCGGGCTCCTCCCCGGCCAGGGCCAGGATCATGGAGATGTCGTGGGGCGCGAACGACCACAGGATGTTCTCTTCCCGGCGGATCTTGCCCAGGTTCAGGCGGTGGGAATAGATGTAGTTGATCTTGCCCAAGGCCCCGGAGCGCACCAGCTCGGCCAGGGCGGTGAAGGCCGGGTGGTAGCGCAGGAGGTGCCCCACCATGAGCGTGAGCCCCTGGGCGTCGGCCAGTTCGGCCAGTTCGCGGCCCGAGGCCTCGTCCAGGGCCAGGGGCTTTTCCACGAAGAGGTGCTTGCCCGCCAGGAGCAGCTCCTTGGCCACGGGGTGGTGCGTCTCGGCCGGGGAGGCGATGACGGCGGCGTCGATGTCGGGGTCGCGCAGGAGTTCGTGGAGGGCCATGCAGGTGCGCACGCCGGGATACTGCTTGCGCACGGCCTCCAGGCTGGCCTCGTCGCGGTCGCACACGGCGGCCAACACGCCCAGGGCCGCGAAGTTGCGCACGAGGTTGCGGCCCCAGTAGCCGGAGCCGACGACGGCCACGCGTGGTCTGGTGGGATTCATAGGGATATTCCTTCTGCGCCGGGGCCGCGTCCAGGGCGGCCGCTCCGGGCGGTTAGCGTTCGATCTGCCGGACGAACCAGCGGCAGAAGCGTTCCATGCCAGCGGGCGAGACCATGTCGCGGTAGGCCTCCTGGCCCCTGCGGGCCAGGGCGACGCGGGCCTTGTCGTCGCCCAGCAGGCCCAGCACCACGTCCTCCAGGTCGCTGAAGTCCCAGCGGTAGGGGGCGTAGGTCTCGTGGGGCACGAAGATGTCGGGCCAGGTCTCCATGTGGGAGATGTCCGGGCGCACCAGGGCCGCGCCCAGGATCATGGTTTCGTATTCCTTCACGTTGAGTTCGCCCCAGCCGAAGGGGCCGAAGCTCAGCTTCGAGCCGGCCAGCTGGCGGCGGTATTCCGCGATGCCCGGCAGGCCGGGCAGCCAGTTGAAGGCCTTGTGACGGAGAAAGGGGAAGCGCTTGCGGTAGCCCGCCACGGGGAGCTGGCCGCGCACCGAGCCCGTGAGGTCCGGCCGGGCCTTGAGCAGGGCGTCCAGACGCTCGATGAGGGTCTTGCGGTCGAAGGAGACGCTCTCGCGGCCCATATCGGCGGTGGTGCGCAGGAAGAAGTCCTGCAGGCGCGGCGAGGCGGGGTCCACGCAGGGCACGGCGTAGCGCGGGGGCAGGAGGCCCGGGAACTGCCTGCGCAGCGAGCTGTAGCGCGTGAAGCCGTTGAACACGTCGCCCATGCCGATGTTCCAGGAGAGGTCCACCTTGGGCCAGTCGGCCTCGTCCAGGGGGTGGAACTGCTCGAAGGGGGCGGCGTCCTCCACGCCGAAGACGCGGTGGTAGTAGTCGGAATAGATGCGCCCGCCCACGAAGGGCTTCTTGTAGAGCGTGCGGTCCTTGAGCAGCTGCTTCTTGAGGTAGAGGTCCACGTGGGGCAGAAGCTCGAAGTGCGTGACGCCCGTGCTGTCCGAAAGGTCGAACCAGACGAGTTTGGAGGCGCGCTTTCGGCATTCGCCCAGGAAGCGGATCAGCCTGCCTTGGGGCTCGAAGAAGGCGGCGCGCTCCCCGGCCAGGTCCATGACGGGCTTGGAGACCAGGCAGAGGATGTCGCATTCCAGCCCGGCGGGCGAGGCGTCGTGGCGAAAGCGCACGTCGTGGCCCAACTCGCGAAGGCGGCGGCGGTTGTGGCGCACCGGGGTGGCCAGGTAGTCGGAGATTTTGTCTTTGGCTGTGAGGAAGACGACCCGCTTCACGGGAGGACTCCAGGGCGGGCCGGTCCGCCGCTCTTGCCGGCCCACGCGGGGCCCGGGATGTGTCGCCGGGACGTGGAGCGGTCCGGGCGCTTGGCGCGTGCCTGGTCCGGCGGTTTCCGGACCCCCCGGTCCTTAGTGAGAATCGCCCCGTGCGTCAAGGAACTCGCCCGGCTGCTTTCAGCGGATGAAGCGGCGCAGGGGTGAGCGGTCCATGGCCCAAAGCATGACGCCCGTGCCCAGCACGGTGCAGGCGAAAAGCGCCAGGAGCTGGGGGTTGGAAGGCGCGAGCGCTGCCTGCGGGGTGGCCAGGGCCGCCAGGGCCATGTGCGCCAGGCTCTGGGGGATCTTGTGCACGGCGAAGACGCCCAGGCTCAGGCGTGAAAGCGTCTCCACGGCGCCCCGGCGGGGGAGGTCCAGCGAGAGCGCATAGCCCATCAGCGCCAAAGCCCCGCAGATGTTGGAGTAGCGGCAGTAGGTGCGCACCTCCAGGCCGTGGACCGCGATCAGCCAGGATTCCAGACAGGCGAAGGCGAACCAGGCCAGGGCGAAGGCGCGTCCGTGGCGGGCCAGTTCCTTGGCGTGAAAGGCCGCCGGCACGTAGAGCACGAAGAATTCGAGCCCGATGTAGCTGGGGATGCCGTAGGCTTGTTCCAGGCCCACGAAGCCCGTGGCGAACCCGGCCACGGCCCACCCGGCGCGCGCGCGCCAGGCCGGGCCCAGGCGCGCGTAACCCTCGGCCAGAACGGTGAGCACGAGGAGGTCGCTCAGGAAATAGAAGACCGAGCCCCCCACGTAGGGCAGGCTGGGCCCGCCCTGGAGCACATGCGAGAAGGTCAGCGGCGCGAGTTCCCCGGTGAAGGCCCAGGACGTCAGCCATTGCGTGAGCGTCCAGAACAGATATAGCTGGAGCAGGCGCGCCATGCGGCGGCCGAAATAGCCCGGCTTCGCTTCGCGCCCCTGGAAGTAGAGATAGAGCGACACCAGCAGGAACGTGGGCACGGCCAGGGTGGTCGCATGGAAATAGAAAAAGCCGAAACACGCCCTGGCCAGGAAGGGGGCCTGGGCGTCCAGCAGCCAGGGCCTGGCGTGCCAGACCACCACGAACGTTATGAGAAGCGCCTTGAGCCAGTCCAGGGATGCCCGCCGTTCAGTCATGGGGCACGGCCTAACCCATCGCACCGGGCGAGGCAAGGCGCGCGCCGTTTGACCCGCCCCAGGCCTTTGGCCTAAGCTGGCCCACACCTTCGGAGAATCAGGAGCCCCCGTGAAACGAGCCGTCGAGTCCCGCTTCGACCAGCGCCTGGCCGCCCAGGCCAAAGCCGCCTACCGCTTCGACGCCGCGAGCCTGGGCCACAAGGACCGCGCCATCGCCGCCTTCCTGCGCGCCCTCTCCCTGCCCGGCAAACGCTGCCTGGACGTTGGCCCCGGCACCGGGCGCTGGCTCCGATTCCTCCAGGCCGAGGGCGCTGGGCCGCTGTGCGCCGCCGACATCTCCGCCGAGGCCCTGGCCCTGGCCGCGCCCCTGTGCGAGAAGGTCCAGAAGCTCGACCTGGAGCGCGACGTGCTGGACTTCCCCGACGCCTCCTTCGACCTCGCCGTCTCCTTCGAGGTGCTCGAACACCTGGCCGACCCGGACAACTACGTGCGCGAACTCCGGCGCGTCGTGCGCCCGGGCGGGAGCATTCTCATGAGCGTGCCCAACGTGGTCTCCTTCATCTCCCGCGTGCGGGTGGCGCTGGGCGGGCTGCCCCCGGCCATCAGCCAGGACCCCACCCACCTGCGCCACTACCGCCGCAAGGACGTCGCCGCCCTGCTGGCCCGGCACGGCCTCGCGGCGCGCTTCATCCCCACGTCGTTCTCGCTCAACCCGCTCGACCCCAAGTGCCGCGTGCGCGTGCCCCCCTGCGCCCTGCTGGCCGGGCTCGACGACAGCCTCCTCTTCCACGCCGCGGTCTAGGCCCATGCCCGGCGCGCTCCGCCCCGTGAACGTGCTGGTGGCCAGCTCCAAGTTCCCGCCCGAGTACGCGGGCTCGGCCCTGCGCGCCCACGCCACCTACCGTCGGCTCGCAGCGTCCGGGGCCGTGGACTACGAGGTGCTCACCAGCTCCGTGACCCACAATGAGCGCCTGAGCTACGTCCACGAGGGCTCGCGCGTGACGCGCATCGCCCGCAAGGTGAGCGGCCTGCACCAGGGCGACCCCGGCGAGGACCGCCCCGTCTCCCGCGCGCGCTACCTCTTCAACGTGGCCGCCTCCCGCGCCGACTACCTCCTGGAGGCCACGGCCGTCTGGCGTTGGCTCGCCCCCAGGAGCGCGGGCTTCGACGTCTTCCACGTCTTCGGCAACAACCACGTCACGGCCGCGGCGCTCACCTGGGCCAAGCTCAAGGACAAGCCCTGCTTGGTGGAGCTGGTGAATCTGGCCGACGACCCGCGCCAGTACGAGCCCTGGCTCGTCTCCCGGCTGCTGGGGCCGGGCTTCCCCCGGCGCTCGCTCATGGTGTGCATCTCGCCGCTTCTGGCCGACATGTGCCGCCGCCACGGCATTCCCGAGGAGCGCATCTGGTGCCGCCCCAACCCCGTGGACGAGGCGCGCCACCGCTTCGACCCCGCCGGCCGCGAGGCCCTGCGCGAAAAGGCCTGGCCCGGCATGGCCCCGGGGGACGCGCTGCTGGTCTACGTGGCCAAGTTCCGCAAGCTCAAGAACCAGCGCTTCCTGCTGGACGTGCTGGCCCGGCTGCCGGAGCGCTTCCGGCTGCTGCTGGCCGGGCCGCTGGTGGACTCCGGCCCCCTGGCCGAACGCCAGCAGGCCTACTTCCGGGAGATCGGACGCGACGCGGCCGCCATGGGCCTTTCGCACCGCGTGAGCCTGCGCCCGGGCTTCGTGGAGCACCCGGAAGACCTCTACCGCGCCGCCGACGCCTACCTGATGCCCAGCACCTACGAGGCCCTGGGCACCCCGGTGCTGGAGTCCCTGGCCTGCGGCACGCCCTGCGTGACCAACTCCATCCCCGGCGTCTTCGACCGCTGGGTGCAAGACGGCGTGAACGGCTTCGTGCGCCCCCTGGACCCCGAGGCCTGGGCGCGCGCCGTGCGGGACTGCCTGGAGTTCACGCCCGAGGCGCGCGAGCGAGCCTCGCGAGACATCCTGGCCCAGGCGGGCACACTGGTGATCGACGCGCAGTACGTGGAGCGGCTGCGGGCGATGGCGTAGGCCCTCTACCAGCCCCTGCGCAGCATGTACTTGCAGGCCAGGCCCAGGATGCGCCATGGCCCCAGCCCCTTCATGGCATGGCGTTCCATGTATTTGTAGCCCTTCCAAGCCCGGCCCAGCAGGAGATAGAGCCGAAGCAGGGGCAGCCTGGTCAGGACATCGCGGTGCCTGGCCAGGAACGGGAACCCGACCATCAGGGCGAACAGGGCCTGAAGGTTCCTGATCCGCTCCTTGTCCGCCAGGCGCAGCGGGGTGTCCGCGTAATAGGACGGCGGGAATTTCACGCTCTCGTCGACGTAGCCCTTGTCCAGGCAGTACTGCCAGATCTTGGTGCCGTAGTAGGGATTGAGCAGGCTCGACCAGGCGAAGTCGGCCTGGACCTCCACGTTCAGGTCCAGGCTGTCGCAGGCGTCGCGGTAGCTGTCGGGCACGGGGTTGCCCAGG
It encodes:
- a CDS encoding flagellar motor protein MotB — encoded protein: MADKEHKKIIIKKVKKGGHGGAHGGSWKVAYADFVTAMMAFFLVMWLVNSLPKEKREEIAQYFQSFSLLDTGGKPGLIPATDLSQIAQPQNPPSIVEPLSETPSGPAKEKSEAEKAAEAVKEAIEAKVPDLKDQIIVKTEADRLIVEVVEDAKGKPLFALGRSDLTPDARRALAAVAPQFAKAGKGRLTVEGHTDAYSYAGERFTNWELSTERAAAARRELEKAGVAQDAVGQVAGFAATRPFVPENPFDPKNRRIRLVMETPKPQEPAQGKPAPAPPKGKENIFAKPQEPPAPPPSPIPQEKRELLDRQIERLYDETIKGKQP
- the rpmA gene encoding 50S ribosomal protein L27 translates to MAHKKAGGSSRNGRDSAGQRRGVKRFGGQAVKAGNILVRQLGTKFHPGENVGLGRDFTLFALVDGAVVFEKYTRNRKVKTRIHVVPAAA
- the rplU gene encoding 50S ribosomal protein L21, translating into MYAIVETGGKQYRVEEGAKITVEKLPVEAGAEVALEKVLLVGAEGGLKVGAPYVGGAKVTCEVVEHLRGPKVVVFHKWRRNDSHKKTGHRQDLTTLKIKAITA
- a CDS encoding carbamoyltransferase C-terminal domain-containing protein produces the protein MNILAIQIGIGASVCLLKDGKIVLAVEEERLCRQKGFMGFPAQALAYLKTRHPRELDSLALWGIPGRDDVLHSKAEFQTRYDARLEPARKPSLAQSCKGLACRALPDEVKALIKPSLKKPSVASMVREALEGFELPEKSLRRPGHHLCHAAAAYYGLGRDHERPYLVLTLDGGGDGLCATVSIGRRGRLETVAATPTGHSVGNLYSNITHLLGFTPHEHEYKLMGMAPYVPERHTARVRDILAGYVGLDPANPMLFKRLIPESTTICNKRLARDLRRQRFDNVAGGLQRFTEELVTDWVKACMERTGIRDLLCSGGVFMNVKLNQRLSRLPEVRSIDVFPSCGDETNALGCAFLLHNEASGGGFPEFRAFTLGPAPSFDLEEAKARHAGDCTFEKLEDPHQTAAELIASGRILARVAGPMEFGARALGNRSILCDPSRLEMVERVNFLIKQRDFWMPFAPAILREDAERYLVTPPTLPPELSPYMMFTFDTTEAREEMIACLQRADRTARAQVVNREYNPGFHELLTRYKALTGRGAVMNTSYNIHGHPIAMGSMDALEILVNSSLDHVLIEDVLVGKRKA
- a CDS encoding DUF268 domain-containing protein gives rise to the protein MGLIDRYVLPSLNVLARERRLKALWREWRDYFATARELRRQLAASGLRTPLAAERPCLGERTESSGRFGRYIYQDSWAFSHVLRERPEWMADVASSRYFVGFAAQAARVVSVDLRNVDGGMENFQALKADILALPFGDGSVPLVSSLSVLEHVGLGRYGDAPDVHGMARAAREMARVARPGGLVLAAFPAGREDRIVYNAHRVLTPESSRALFAGLDLVDERYALGDRICTLAEYDRLGRPYAYGCYAFRKP
- a CDS encoding Gfo/Idh/MocA family oxidoreductase produces the protein MNPTRPRVAVVGSGYWGRNLVRNFAALGVLAAVCDRDEASLEAVRKQYPGVRTCMALHELLRDPDIDAAVIASPAETHHPVAKELLLAGKHLFVEKPLALDEASGRELAELADAQGLTLMVGHLLRYHPAFTALAELVRSGALGKINYIYSHRLNLGKIRREENILWSFAPHDISMILALAGEEPESVHATGGNYLHRRIADVTTTHLDFPSGLKAHIFVSWLHPFKEQKLVVVGERKMAVFDDTLPWEDKLLLFPHEIRWEGNVPVPAKAQPERVPLEQGEPLRAECQHFLDCLTTGRRPVTDSEEGLRVLRILNAGQRSLDTGQAVRPGAGTPGRFPAGVFVHETAVVDQGVTLGENVKIWHFSHVLSGSEVGERCNVGQNVVIGPDVRVGSGCKIQNNVSVYKGVTLEDDVFCGPSMVFTNIMNPRAHIPRMHELRSTLIRKGATLGANCTVVCGRTVGRYAFVGAGSVVTRNVPDHALVVGNPARRIGWMCACGGRLDETLACPDCGQAYQEGPEGLVPRQ
- a CDS encoding acyltransferase family protein; this translates as MTERRASLDWLKALLITFVVVWHARPWLLDAQAPFLARACFGFFYFHATTLAVPTFLLVSLYLYFQGREAKPGYFGRRMARLLQLYLFWTLTQWLTSWAFTGELAPLTFSHVLQGGPSLPYVGGSVFYFLSDLLVLTVLAEGYARLGPAWRARAGWAVAGFATGFVGLEQAYGIPSYIGLEFFVLYVPAAFHAKELARHGRAFALAWFAFACLESWLIAVHGLEVRTYCRYSNICGALALMGYALSLDLPRRGAVETLSRLSLGVFAVHKIPQSLAHMALAALATPQAALAPSNPQLLALFACTVLGTGVMLWAMDRSPLRRFIR
- a CDS encoding class I SAM-dependent methyltransferase produces the protein MKRAVESRFDQRLAAQAKAAYRFDAASLGHKDRAIAAFLRALSLPGKRCLDVGPGTGRWLRFLQAEGAGPLCAADISAEALALAAPLCEKVQKLDLERDVLDFPDASFDLAVSFEVLEHLADPDNYVRELRRVVRPGGSILMSVPNVVSFISRVRVALGGLPPAISQDPTHLRHYRRKDVAALLARHGLAARFIPTSFSLNPLDPKCRVRVPPCALLAGLDDSLLFHAAV
- a CDS encoding glycosyltransferase family 4 protein, translated to MPGALRPVNVLVASSKFPPEYAGSALRAHATYRRLAASGAVDYEVLTSSVTHNERLSYVHEGSRVTRIARKVSGLHQGDPGEDRPVSRARYLFNVAASRADYLLEATAVWRWLAPRSAGFDVFHVFGNNHVTAAALTWAKLKDKPCLVELVNLADDPRQYEPWLVSRLLGPGFPRRSLMVCISPLLADMCRRHGIPEERIWCRPNPVDEARHRFDPAGREALREKAWPGMAPGDALLVYVAKFRKLKNQRFLLDVLARLPERFRLLLAGPLVDSGPLAERQQAYFREIGRDAAAMGLSHRVSLRPGFVEHPEDLYRAADAYLMPSTYEALGTPVLESLACGTPCVTNSIPGVFDRWVQDGVNGFVRPLDPEAWARAVRDCLEFTPEARERASRDILAQAGTLVIDAQYVERLRAMA